ATTTTACGTAAAGGGATAAATAATATTGCTTTTCGAAGACGCCTTTCTGCGTAAGATTAGTTAATGGGAAAATAAACGCACATTCCCTTAACAAAGCCTTGACTATCAAAAACTTGATAATGAGTTTATTAAAAACAGTAAGTGGACAATCTAGCAGACATGCGACCAGTTTGGGCACAAAAAAGCCCGGTTTCAGCCGGGCAAAAAGTTTAGATTTATCGAATCAACAAGGTCAGGCTGCGGCCCGCACCTGAGGCTGAGGACGTTGCAATTGGCGAACGTGTTCTTCTTTCAGCACGATCACATCACGCTGCGGTTTGCCGCTGTTGATGGAATCGACCAGCGCGTCCAGCAGCCGATTGGCCCATTCCGGTATGTATTTGCCTTCTGCTTCGACAAATACTTTGGGGAAGTTGTATAAACCCCGACCCAAGCCGAACTGCACGGCAGCCCGCTTCATGGCATCAGAAATCCCGCCCTTCACGGGTTCGATAGCCGTCCGGCTGGCACCGTCGGTTTTGCTGATCACCTGGCCGGAAGGCAACGTGACGGTTATCGTGCACAGAAAACCGCCGTCGATTTCCCTGATTTCGTTGCTCCAGTTGGCCCAGCCAAATTGCTCGTCAAATCGCTCCATGACGGAACGGTTGGTGATGTAAGGCACAACGATCAGTTTGGCCGGTTTGCCGTTTTTCGCTTCAATTACCTGCTGCACCCGCCATTCGATCTCTTCCGCCTGCAAGGGGTT
This Larkinella insperata DNA region includes the following protein-coding sequences:
- a CDS encoding Rad52/Rad22 family DNA repair protein; the protein is MELHKLTNPLQAEEIEWRVQQVIEAKNGKPAKLIVVPYITNRSVMERFDEQFGWANWSNEIREIDGGFLCTITVTLPSGQVISKTDGASRTAIEPVKGGISDAMKRAAVQFGLGRGLYNFPKVFVEAEGKYIPEWANRLLDALVDSINSGKPQRDVIVLKEEHVRQLQRPQPQVRAAA